The Eleutherodactylus coqui strain aEleCoq1 chromosome 6, aEleCoq1.hap1, whole genome shotgun sequence genome window below encodes:
- the LOC136571985 gene encoding rho guanine nucleotide exchange factor 19-like: MESRRWKWKESKFVHTQQLYQDSCVCYTKGAPDLSPSVFSVDASLSLTDLFCSSRLGSPVNNGSPPHYTLWQEHPLVKGRGIAQTMSPKKQRLQEAIFEVVTSEASYQCSLSVAISHFQKSRRLSMCLSTSEKHTLFSNLSSVREVSGRFLLDLESGLEKDIHLYDIGERILRHCPEFRRVYVPYVTNQMYQEKLMQQLIRENGRFLQVLQKLEEQPVCKRQLLKSFLVLPFQRITRLKMLLENILKLAQRNVELSSSVRDAVSAIGEIVSQCNEGVRHMMQTEELVLLEKMMDFHQTKSLPIISRSRVLVQHGELVRIFFQELGIGHRPRLTSKPIYLHLFSDLLLLSSKTDSGRFQVNDYARRGQAKADYVKAKALGLPTMVFLLRLTHNHIGLSCEIVLQAPSELEKEHWISQITQQMSQESSC; this comes from the exons ATGGAGTCTCGTCGGTGGAAGTGGAAGGAGTCTAAATTTGTGCACACAC AGCAGCTTTATCAAGACTCTTGTGTCTGTTACACGAAGGGAGCTCCAGACTTGTCCCCATCTGTCTTCTCGGTAGATGCATCCCTCTCTTTAACGGATCTCTTCTGTTCTTCTCGACTTGGGAGTCCTGTGAACAATGGAAGCCCCCCACATTACACCTTGTGGCAGGAACACCCGTTGgttaaagggaggggaattgctCAAACAATGAGCCCCAAAAAGCAGCGGCTCCAGGAG GCTATTTTTGAGGTAGTGACGTCAGAGGCTTCCTATCAGTGCAGTCTGTCTGTAGCCATTAGTCATTTCCAGAAATCGCGGAGACTATCAATGTGTTTGAGCACATCGGAAAAGCACACCCTGTTCTCCAATCTTTCAAGTGTTCGGGAGGTTAGTGGAAG ATTTCTTCTGGATCTAGAAAGTGGTTTGGAGAAGGACATACACCTGTATGATATTGGAGAACGTATTTTGAGGCATTGTCCTGAATTCCGGAGAGTTTATGTTCCCTATGTGACCAACCAGATGTACCAAGAAAAACTGATGCAACAACTGAT TCGAGAGAACGGAAGATTCCTGCAGGTTCTCCAGAAACTAGAGGAGCAACCGGTGTGCAAGAGACAACTCCTGAAATCTTTCCTGGTTCTCCCGTTTCAACGGATAACACGCCTGAAGATGCTGCTGGAG AATATCCTAAAGTTGGCGCAGCGTAATGTTGAGTTGTCGTCATCTGTACGAGATGCTGTATCTGCTATTGGAGAG ATTGTGTCTCAGTGTAATGAGGGGGTGAGGCATATGATGCAGACAGAAGAGCTGGTCTTACTAGAGAAGATGATGGACTTCCACCAGACCAAG TCTCTTCCCATCATCTCAAGGAGTCGTGTCCTTGTTCAGCACGGAGAACTGGTGAGGATATTTTTCCAagagttgggcattggtcaccgACCACGTCTTACCAGCAAACCCATCTATCTCCATCTTTTCAGTGACTTACTGCTACTATCCAGCAAAACAGA CTCTGGTCGCTTCCAAGTGAATGACTATGCTAGACGAGGACAAGCAAAAGCTGACTATGTCAAGGCCAAGGCCCTCGGCCTTCCTACAATGGTCTTCTTACTGCGCCTGACACACAACCATATTGGTCTGAGCTGTGAGATTGTCCTGCAGGCCCCCAGCGA ATTGGAGAAGGAGCATTGGATCTCCCAGATAACACAACAGATGTCACAGGAATCAAGTTGCTGA